The Streptomyces achromogenes genome window below encodes:
- a CDS encoding SulP family inorganic anion transporter gives MSQSSAGRTVRWRLLLPGLGALLGYRRSWLKGDVLAGMTVAAYLVPQVMAYAGVAGLPPVAGLWAILPALALYALLGSSRLLSVGPESTTALMTATVVGPLAAGDPARYVTLAATLAIAVGLLCVLAWAARLGFVADLLSRPVLIGYLAGVALIMIVDQLPKLTGVRTTGSAFFPQLWSFVRHLSRIHVSTVLFAGVALGVLFTVAHFLRTVPAPLLVVVFGTAAVSLFDLDDRYGIKVIGDVPSGLPALALPDLAELPHLLLPALGVLLVGYTDFVLTARAFTPRDDESPALDPNQEFLALGAANLGAGMLHGFPVSSSASRTALASSAGGRSQAYSLVAGAAVLAVLLFLSPLLSRTPTAVLGALVVYAAVRMIDLAGFRRLASFRRRELLLALGCLAGVLALDVLYGVLVAVGLSVAELLTRVARPHDAVEGLVPGMAGMHDVDDYPQARTIPGLLVYRYDSPLFFANAENFRRRALAAVDEQGEPVRWFVLNTEANVEVDITALDAVDDLRRELAHRGIVFALARVKQELLDDLTAYGLADAVGSKRIFPTLPTAVAAYRTWCRDQ, from the coding sequence ATGTCCCAGAGCTCGGCCGGCCGTACTGTGCGGTGGCGCCTGCTGCTACCCGGGCTCGGTGCGCTGCTCGGCTATCGTCGCTCGTGGCTGAAGGGTGACGTCCTGGCCGGAATGACCGTGGCGGCGTATCTCGTGCCCCAGGTGATGGCGTACGCGGGGGTGGCCGGCCTGCCGCCGGTCGCCGGGCTGTGGGCCATCTTGCCCGCCCTCGCCCTGTACGCCCTGCTCGGCTCCTCCCGCCTGCTCTCGGTCGGGCCGGAGTCGACGACCGCACTGATGACGGCGACAGTGGTCGGGCCGCTCGCTGCCGGAGACCCGGCCCGTTACGTAACGCTGGCCGCCACCCTCGCGATCGCGGTCGGACTGCTGTGCGTGCTGGCATGGGCGGCGCGGCTCGGCTTCGTCGCGGATCTGCTGTCCCGGCCGGTGCTGATCGGCTATCTGGCGGGGGTGGCACTGATCATGATCGTGGACCAGCTTCCCAAACTGACCGGGGTGCGCACGACAGGGTCGGCCTTCTTCCCCCAACTGTGGTCCTTCGTACGGCACCTGTCGCGGATCCACGTGTCCACGGTGTTGTTCGCCGGGGTAGCGCTCGGCGTCCTGTTCACGGTGGCCCACTTCTTGCGCACCGTCCCCGCCCCCCTGCTGGTCGTGGTGTTCGGTACGGCTGCCGTGTCCCTGTTCGACCTGGACGACCGATACGGCATCAAGGTCATCGGCGACGTCCCGTCGGGCCTGCCCGCCCTGGCCCTGCCGGACCTGGCCGAGCTGCCACACCTGCTGCTCCCCGCCCTGGGCGTCCTCCTGGTCGGTTACACCGACTTCGTCCTCACCGCGCGGGCCTTCACCCCGCGCGACGACGAAAGTCCCGCACTCGACCCCAACCAGGAGTTCCTCGCCCTGGGCGCGGCCAACCTCGGCGCGGGCATGCTGCACGGCTTCCCGGTCAGCAGCAGCGCCAGCCGCACCGCCCTCGCCTCCTCGGCGGGCGGGCGCAGCCAGGCGTACTCACTGGTCGCCGGAGCGGCCGTCCTCGCGGTCCTGCTCTTCCTGAGCCCACTGCTCTCCCGCACCCCCACGGCGGTCCTCGGCGCGCTCGTCGTCTACGCGGCCGTCCGCATGATCGACCTGGCGGGCTTCCGGCGGCTGGCGTCCTTCCGCCGCCGGGAACTCCTGCTGGCGCTCGGTTGCCTGGCCGGGGTTCTCGCCCTGGACGTCCTCTACGGTGTGCTGGTCGCCGTCGGCCTGTCCGTGGCCGAACTGCTCACCCGGGTGGCCCGCCCGCACGACGCCGTCGAGGGCCTGGTACCCGGCATGGCCGGCATGCACGACGTCGACGACTACCCCCAGGCCCGCACCATCCCCGGCCTGCTGGTCTACCGCTACGACTCGCCCCTCTTCTTCGCCAATGCGGAGAACTTCCGTCGCCGGGCCCTGGCCGCCGTCGACGAACAGGGGGAACCGGTCCGCTGGTTCGTCCTCAACACCGAGGCCAATGTCGAGGTCGACATCACCGCCCTGGACGCAGTCGACGACCTGCGCCGCGAACTCGCCCACCGCGGCATCGTCTTCGCTCTCGCTCGCGTCAAGCAGGAACTGCTGGACGACCTGACCGCGTACGGCCTGGCAGACGCCGTCGGGAGCAAGCGCATCTTTCCGACCCTTCCCACGGCCGTGGCCGCGTACCGGACGTGGTGCCGCGACCAGTAG